Proteins encoded together in one Nitrospirae bacterium YQR-1 window:
- a CDS encoding phosphopantetheine-binding protein, with the protein MISRKEIEKKVKEVLINEFELDEAALTSEANLYTDLELDSLDSVNLVAALEKAFSFKFSREKDEEKVRAIRTVSDIYDFIDSKQREG; encoded by the coding sequence ATGATTAGCCGCAAGGAGATTGAAAAAAAGGTCAAAGAGGTTTTAATTAACGAGTTTGAGCTGGATGAGGCTGCTTTAACTTCTGAAGCTAATTTATATACGGATTTGGAATTGGACAGCCTCGATAGTGTCAACCTGGTGGCAGCTTTGGAAAAGGCTTTTTCTTTTAAGTTTTCCCGTGAAAAAGATGAGGAGAAGGTCCGGGCAATTCGTACTGTCAGCGATATTTATGATTTCATTGACAGTAAACAGAGAGAGGGATGA
- a CDS encoding 1-acyl-sn-glycerol-3-phosphate acyltransferase, with product MNRGKISISDYFFIIFSQIFLVYFIIMSIIYLTFVPFIVLISLIAEGCGIDGSARRFTYIYSKFSMALFWPVLRISVAGRELQPGGPVVYVVNHRSAVDAYLTAAYAHCHTIMFVRAWPFKIPFYGTIMRLNGYVNSEEMSFFEFVETKGKELVSRNVSMLIFPEGHRSPDNKLHRFHSGAFSLSCSLNIPVVPVCITGSERCLSKQRPYLFPAKIHIEILPPVFNDAFTGQFREYEMKKHVFNLMKNKLGE from the coding sequence ATGAACAGAGGCAAAATATCCATTTCAGATTATTTTTTTATTATTTTTAGCCAAATATTTTTAGTTTATTTTATTATTATGAGCATAATTTATCTGACATTTGTGCCGTTTATAGTACTAATCAGCCTTATTGCAGAGGGCTGTGGAATAGACGGCTCAGCAAGAAGATTTACCTATATATACAGTAAGTTTTCGATGGCTCTTTTTTGGCCGGTTTTGAGAATTTCGGTTGCCGGCAGGGAGTTACAGCCGGGGGGGCCTGTTGTATATGTGGTAAATCACCGCTCGGCAGTGGACGCTTACCTTACCGCTGCGTATGCTCATTGCCATACTATAATGTTTGTAAGGGCATGGCCCTTTAAAATACCGTTCTATGGAACAATCATGCGTTTAAACGGCTACGTTAATTCCGAGGAGATGTCCTTTTTTGAATTTGTTGAAACCAAAGGTAAAGAGTTGGTTAGCCGTAATGTGTCAATGCTTATTTTTCCGGAGGGACACAGATCCCCGGACAATAAACTCCACCGTTTTCACTCAGGCGCTTTCTCTTTGTCATGCAGCCTCAATATTCCTGTTGTACCGGTGTGTATAACGGGCTCGGAGAGATGTCTCTCAAAACAAAGGCCGTATTTGTTTCCGGCTAAGATACACATAGAGATTTTGCCCCCGGTATTTAATGACGCCTTTACCGGGCAG